The Pseudomonas alkylphenolica genomic sequence GCCTGGCCATTCATGAGATAGGTGTAGGTATAGCCGCTCACATCAGCCAGATCGGTTGGACTCATGTTCATCTCAGCCCACATTTTCCGATCCGCCACGGCAGCTGACCATCCCATCTCGCTTACGTCGTTGACGAAATCGCCAACCGTGCGTTTGTGGTAGTTGTAATAGTCCGACTGCTTCTTGAGCTTGGAAAGAACTCTGGCAGGGTCCTCATCGGTCCAGTCGCTAAGCATGACCACGTAATCCCGTTCATAGGTGAACGGCTCGGGCTCCTTTGCATCGATGACCAATGCACCGTACACCCCGACTTGTTCCTGTAGCCCAGAATGGCTGTGGTACCAGTAGGTCCCGTTCTGATGGACCTTGAACTTGTACTCATACATGCCATCAGGTGCGATGCCATGGAAGCTCAGGCCAGGCACCCCATCCATGTTCGCCGGCAGGATGATGCCGTGCCAATGGATGGAAGTATCCTGCTTCAATCGGTTGCGAACTCGTAGCGTGACAGTGTCACCTTCGCGCCACCGAAGAATTGGTCCAGGCAGCGAACCGTTGATCGCCATTGCCGTACGAGCCGCTCCGGTGATGTTGACCGGCAGTTCACCGATGTACAGATCAAAATCGGTGCCTGTCAGCACATTAGGTTGGCCAGGGCTGGTCACGGCCCAGACCGGCGTGCGCCACATGCCCAATCCACCAAGTAGTCCAGTAGCGGCCAGGCCTTTGACGAAGGATCGTCTCGTGGTTTTGCTTTGCATGCCGTAGTGTCCAGTCAGTCAAGTAATTCGCTGATATTCGGGCTGTTCGAGGTCGAAGGTCCCGATTTCCTTAGGATTCCCACGAGCCTTGTAGACTTTTCAGCAAGCACAAGCCGCGGTGGGAAAGAGCAATCTGAAACTGCCACATAACAGATTCCCGAGTGATTACATTTCTGTAAGCTCGGCTCAGCAGCTCTCATGCTTCGCTTGTTTGTGAATCTCAGCTGCTGCCGGCGCCTGGTCCTTCTTCTGCTGTGCAAGCTGATTCGTACTCACGGAGGTCTGCCGGGCTGCCTCCATCCTTGCAAAGATGCGGTCGGCACCGCCTTCAGCCAGAGCAAGGCTAGCCATGCCAAAGGTGACCATCATCAGGAGCGTTTTGATCAAGTTCATCAGTTGTTCCTCAGCGGGTTACGGTGAGCCCCAAGGGCTTCAGGCTTAGGGTCACATTAGCTAGCCTGCGCTTTCAGAAAGCTGAGCTGGGCATTACAGTTCTGTCAGGCTCTTGCGACTGATCATTCCACCCGGCCAAACGTCTGCTGCGGAGACTGAAACGGAATGACTGAATCTGGCCCCAAAAAAAACGGCGCCGTTTGGGCGCCGCTAGGCCAAAGGAGCAGAGGGGAACGGCCGTGAATTCGGGGTTATGGATGACACTCCTTGGCCGCCATCATTAGCTTGTGCTCACGGACCATTTGACCAAGTACGTCATCCACCATCTTGTCGTGTTTCTCCATCCACGCTAGATGTTCATCCTTTGTCATGCCTGCTTTGGGATGGACTTGATGCAGCTGGCTCATCAAGTCCTGCAACATGGCCATGTGCTCTTTCATGTGTACATGCCGTTGGCCGAGGTCAGCTTTCTCCGCTTTTATCAGTACGGCCTCAGCCTGGTCCCGAAGTAACTGGATTCTTTCGAGCGCACGGTCGCTTCCACCTTCAGCGAACACAGTTGAAGACAGCAGCATAGCTGTAGCAAGAAGCACTGGTTTGAGCGATTTCACAGGACGATCTCCATCAGG encodes the following:
- a CDS encoding co-regulatory protein PtrA N-terminal domain-containing protein gives rise to the protein MNLIKTLLMMVTFGMASLALAEGGADRIFARMEAARQTSVSTNQLAQQKKDQAPAAAEIHKQAKHESC
- a CDS encoding co-regulatory protein PtrA N-terminal domain-containing protein, producing the protein MKSLKPVLLATAMLLSSTVFAEGGSDRALERIQLLRDQAEAVLIKAEKADLGQRHVHMKEHMAMLQDLMSQLHQVHPKAGMTKDEHLAWMEKHDKMVDDVLGQMVREHKLMMAAKECHP